One Falco peregrinus isolate bFalPer1 chromosome 10, bFalPer1.pri, whole genome shotgun sequence genomic window, ggtgGTGGCACAATACCTTGATGGAAGAAAGACAGGAAGGCAGGCATTCAGATTTTCGTAGGTGTGCTGCTGGTAGTGATCAATGACTGAAACTCCCCTtgaggaaaaagataaaatgttgATAAGTCAGCAAATCAAAGGTGTGGTTTAGAATACTTAGTTTGCAGCAGCCATTGATTTGGTTTTATgtagggaaaggagaaaaaaaaaaaaaagaaaatgtttggaCTGTCTTCTTTactgtaagaagaaaatgaatgctgtgttctgaaaatagtttctttctccagttttaCTGTATTTGATAAAAACCTAGTTTTAAGTTTGTTCTTTTCCTGGTTTGACTCCTTTCTCTTCAGCAAGATGGGGACTTTCTCTTACTTGAAGCCTGTGACAGAAAATAGCACTGGACAATCACAGATAGAGCTGTGAAATTTCTCCAGAGTTCTGGTGATGGCATAAGATAACATTTGGAATTCATTGCAGGATTCTGGAAAGGGAATTAGGTTCATTACCAGTAACTGACAACTATCAGTTTGTACAGCAGCTCCTTAAAGACTGCATGGACTCTTAAAAGTTAACAAATTTAAAGTAACAATATACTAAACCAGAGATTTTTGTATTAAGTTCTTATTTTAAGTTTcagtttgttacttttttttaaggagctctgattttcaaaaacttGCTGTTGATTTCTTCTGCTTGTAGGGCAGAATACATCCATTCCATATTTTGGTTGCAATAGAAAGCTATAAAGCTGGACATGGAAGCAGAGGGAAGCTTTGGTGGCGTCCTGATGAAGACATTTTAGAAGCTTTAGATGCCTCGTTTTACAAAACTTTCAAGGTAATACAGTTCTCCaatttgttgttttctgaaagcttaTGAAATGATGAAGAAAAGTTGTTGGGTAGATAACAATTCTGAAACTTTATGACAAAAACCTTAGGAATTGGGATTTTATTAAACAAAGAATTGGAACTTCATGACATATTCAGCTTTTGGCAACATTATTGTCCTAATGTTacctcagaaaaaataaaaagctccaCTTCTAGGGTTGAAAACTGAAGAGgaaattaatgtattaattaTGTGtacctattttctttttctttttttcgtTTTAGACAGTTGAACCAACAGGAAAACGCTTCGTACTTGCAGTTGATGTCAGTGCATCGATGACACAAAAAGTTTTGGGCAGTGTGCTCAATGCTAGCACAGTTGCAGCAGCTATGTGCATGGTGAGGCCTTAAAGTcctttttttggggttttttttgttgtttttttttttttaataaatatttgcagcttGAGCTGCGCTTTTTGATGCAGAGGTGCTCTAAAGCTGCTTAggaatcagaagaaaatattctttgatACAGAATATGTGACCTTCTGCCTCACTGGTAGACCAGATGTTTAAAGCTACTGGCAACCAAATCCAGAAGGATCAATGTGAAGAAGTTGGTTTCCAGTATAAATCAAGTGGTCAAGGCTGCCTTTTTACTTACCTTAGCTGTAAATACATTTCAATTTTTGTCAGAAGTATTAATGGAATGATACAGATTGGGTTAAGAAATTTTGCAGTAATTGTTGTGTGCATTTGAGTTACCAATATGGCCTTTGTATCACAGTCACTTTCCCCtcaatttgttattttaaagcttGTTGTGTTTTTGTATTATAGAGGAGTTGAACTGTCATtggtgtttaaaaatatttagtgttGTATGtcagagggaagagaagaaatattGAAGTATCTTTAATTACAATAATTAGAGCAGTTGTTTAGTTCTGATTTTTGCAAAGTTGATTTGCCAGTAGTATTACAGAATGTTTAAAGTGTAGAGTGAAGCATTAGTGCATATGAGGAGCTGTGGTGACCTAAATACAAAAGGATGTGTCATATTGTGTGTTTGGTGGGCAGTGCCTTCATTCAGATGTTAAACATTCTGAATAATgtaactgaattatttttgtcttcctctttaTCAGGTTGTAGCACGTACTGAGAAGGATTCCCATATCATTGCCTTTTCACATGAAATGGTCCCTTGCCCAGTGACGGCTGATATGACGTTACCTCAAGTATTAGTGAAAATGTATgaagtatgtaaaaaaaaaaaaaaaaaaaaaaaaaaaaaaaattaaaaaaaaaatatcggAAATAGCTGTTGCTACTGTCAGAGTTTAGATGTCTCCGTAGTTacattgtattttcttcctaatcAACTCTAGTACTCTTAGTTTGTATCTGTATAGTaaaacactggattttttttttcttttatttaaagtcCAGCAAGTGTCATTATTTCAAGTGCTCGATATTAAACATTGCAATTTAAAATGGCAGCTAGGTCCCAACGAGATAGTTTGAAAAGAATATTAGaataatcaaacaaataaacctCTGGACAAAACTGAAATGAGTAAGTGGCTTGTTGTTTAACAAAGAAGCCTCTGTGTGTGATAAAACATGAAGCTtacataaaagtaatttttccatgGTTTACTAACTTCTGTATtaattgcatgtattttttttttttttcttgcaagatTCCAGTGGGTACTACTGATTGTTCCCTTCCAATGATATGGGCTCAAAAAACTCAGACAGCTGCTGATGTCTTCATTGTATTTACTGATAACGAGACCTTCACTGGAAATACTCATCCTGCAACTGCTCTTAGAGAGTACAGAGAGGTAAATATGCTTCTGAACTGTTTATAGTTGGTGAATActgtacaaaataaataccagctCTAAAAATGTTCTAGAGACTGAAGTAGTTGTGGCTTTTTTCAGCAAATAATTATATATTGTTAAAACCTGATACATTGTGCAGTTAGGCAGAATTAGTGAACACACTGCACTAATTGCGTGTATTTAAAACTGCTGAATTGTTAAACAGTTGATTATTCTACCCTGCTAAGTGTACTGCAATAtcaatgaaaatgtgttttgtattcAGGGAATATATGGATTTCTGCATTCTATATATACTTGATTGAataaggtttttttattgttcttacagaattaaatttggctcacagaattaaattaaactttGATATCTGCAGTTAGATACCACAAAGTTTAAATGAAGTAATGAAGATAAGCCTGCAGGGAAGGTGTCAGTAAGATGGGGTGATAGTATCTTGTGAAGAAAGCTCATGATGTTTTAAAGGGGCTACTCTAAGCTGTGTAGctgtgtaattttaaaatagaactaAGAAAAATACCTTCTCCAAGTATATTGCTATTAGAAACTCTTATATGGGCAATCTTTTATGTCTTAAAGgaactattttttaaactacaaaaaatacatattgGCAAGCATGTATGTATGGACGTTAATCTTCTTATCATGTCCACCCAGCTGAACTTAATGCCAAAAATCTTTAACTTGCCCACCATGTTTTAGTTTTCTTAGTTGAGATTAGTTTCTTTAACGAACAAATTTAGGAATGTAAAGAGTTCCTGTACTCTAGACCTCCAGCCACTTGCTTGCTTTACCTTACAGGTTACTAACCTGCTAATTCAGCTCATTTAGCAGAACTGTCCAGGCCACAATTGTTGTAGTTGTTCAACCAACGTTTGGAAATCTTTGCCTTAGGAGTCAAAGAgtgcatttttgtcttttagatTACTTTATTGGAAGTTTTCTCTCCAAATTAACTGCAGAATAGCCAATGCAATCCTTGCATTTGAAATTATGAATCTTATTATTGCAGGAAAGTTGTGCTAATATACCTCACTgtaattatttccatttatttaagTATATCTTCTGCAGGTTAAGTACAGTATTAACAAGGAGTCTGCAGTTCTGGTTATGGTATGTCTACTTTCTATCAGTACGGCTATTCAGACAGCGGTTTATGCAAGCAGGATAGCAAAACTTGGTCCTCTGGCATGTTTAAGTTACTGTATATGTGcgttctgaatttttttttcccctctttcctctAGAAAATGGGTATTCCTGCTAAACTGATTGTTTGTGGAATGACCTCAAACGGTTTTACGATCGCAGATCCAGATGACAGAGGCATGTTGGATATATGTGGCTTTGATGCAGGAGCTTTGGATGTTATTCGAAACTTCACTTTGGATTTGATTTAGTTTTCTAGACATCTGCTCTTCCCAGTGGGTCCATTGCTGGCAACAGACTTCACCCTGGGACCTCCCAGCCAAATATACTTTATTAGAACATGGCACATCATATACATATTGGAATGTTACCTTTTTGtgaagggaaaacaagaaaagcagatgagaaatctcttttctcttttttcctgttgcacaCAATTTAACAATGGGAAGTTTGCTAAAAGTAGCTACAGGGTTACTCAAGacataaattaatttcatttataataGTTTATAAATACTGAGAGATTTttaattcccccccccctccttgctGTGGAATGCTTGTTTGCAAGAATAAATTGATTAATTACTTAAGATGGGGCAGGAAAAGAGAGCGGctttagtattttaaataatgtcagTTTAACAGCATCTTTgagagagatttttctttgagctttttttaacctctgtATTTTAAACTACTAAGGTTCGACAGTTGCCATTGTTACACTACACATCtacaaaagaagtattttctggGACATGTGAGACCATGTGACTGTGACACAGTATAAAAGCCACCCCGTGAAATTTTATACTGataaaactgaaaggaagagCTCATACTAATCTTTTTTATCCAGATTATCATCTCAGTTTTCAGGAGTAAAGCATAACTCTCTTTAGGTAAATTGAGGGGCAGTTTCTGTACAATGCTGTTTCAGAAGCACTATTTTAGAATTAATATGCTTTACAGGAAGCTCtaaaaactggttttaatagaaaaagacCTTGGAaatggctgggaagctgcattcAGTCCATGTTACAACTTGAGGAAGCATCAGCACACTTTCAGTGAGGAAGATCACCAAGCGCATGTGTCTTGGCCTGCTCTTGAAGCTGAGTGGTAACaaccagaaacaaaaagctatgttttttttttccccaaaagaacGTGTTCAATGATACAGAAACAATCTTCCTAACAGGAGcgtatttacttttttaaaatcttttgtaGATTAACATTACTTCTGATTTCATAAATTAATTCAAgctaacatttttcaaaactacCTCCAGTTTATAGTGACCAATTCTTAAGAACTTTTATGAAATGTACAGTTGTCTCCTTCATGTTCTCAAAATCTTGTTTAGGAAGTGATTGGaactggatattttttttttcttttaatttagtCTCATACTAGGAGTGTGAGTAAATAAGGAGAACGCTAGTGAATATCTTATCACTTTGGAACAGGAACTGATAGCAATTcatgtgtatatgtatttaattctgtgtgtatgtttttatatatgtgtgtatagGGGGGAAGTTAAAAGATCTCTTTAGTAGATCACAATTTTAGAAGATGAGAaaggtgttttgggtttttttagtggtGCTTTTACAAATTCCCCGAAGACATATGTATGCCAGCCTCTTTTATGCTAATTCTGGCTGTTTTAAACAGTGAATTTGATGTTAATTTGAAAACAGCTATGGTTTATAAAAATAGCCCTGTTGTGGTGAATGACATATAAGACCATATTTTTCTGCCTAAACCCCAAgcttttaaatgtgaaattcaAGTTCATATTATACTTTTTATACTTGTAACACTTTTCGTCATGCCTCGTACATATTGATTACAAATTCAGAGCTCGCATTCTGTAGGATGGATATCTCCTTCGGTGCTAAAACATGAGGTTACGTGTTACTGAGGGTATTCTGCTATACAGTTATATACTCCACCTTAACTAATAGATCAAAACAGTGAGGGAAGCCTTTTCTGACGCTAAAACCTTGGCTTAAAGAACTGATGGTAGGACTGTTACCTTTCAGTGGACATGAATGCAGTTACTACTGAATTACCACTGCTGTTATGATACAGCTCTGATGGAATGCTTGAAGGATAAGGAGACTGCAACCAGCTTGTCAAGTGTCATctagaaaaaagcaaactttcCCACAAAAGCTGAGTTGTAGCAATCGGgagtttgaaaaagaaaactagccATTTCttagggaaaatttcttaaCCACTTTTAGTCTCCTTTCTAAATTAACACCATGAATATGGGGAGTAAACTCATTTGTTCAGTACATgttaataattatttaaagtaaatgcactgatgttttggggttggttttggtagaaatgtgttttaaattacaCAATAATAGCCAAACATCTGATTAGGTGTTTCCTTCTAAGCTAGAGATGTTGACAATAACTGATAGATAAGTATCTTTTGCAAGtactttttcttatttggaGTAGTATGTGTGAAGTAATAGGAAATATTTTGGgctaaatataaaatgaaaacttaaaacagATATTTCTAGTAACTGTGCAGTTAATTGATAAATTTACTGCAAGTAAAAGATTAGACTAGTTACTAACGGGTTGAACAGTTACAGTAGTGTTGCATCTTTGAAAGCAGTCcagtttaaaatgcaatttcttgACCTAGAGTGTAAATGAAGATGAACTT contains:
- the RO60 gene encoding RNA-binding protein RO60 isoform X2 produces the protein MSIALLLRNLGKLTANSVLEPRGSEVAIVCERLRNEKLLKKGRIHPFHILVAIESYKAGHGSRGKLWWRPDEDILEALDASFYKTFKTVEPTGKRFVLAVDVSASMTQKVLGSVLNASTVAAAMCMVVARTEKDSHIIAFSHEMVPCPVTADMTLPQVLVKMYEIPVGTTDCSLPMIWAQKTQTAADVFIVFTDNETFTGNTHPATALREYREKMGIPAKLIVCGMTSNGFTIADPDDRGMLDICGFDAGALDVIRNFTLDLI